Proteins encoded by one window of Gemmatimonadota bacterium:
- a CDS encoding carboxylate-amine ligase, translating into MTLEEMTLGVEEEYQIIDPESRELTSYISEFLEKGKRVFRDQVKPEFLQSQVEMGTEVCRDIKEVRREIARLRSMVSEIAEKSGHRIVAAGTHPFSRWQEQEITEKDRYRSLVADLQYVARRLLIFGMHIHVGIPDRELRIDTMNQIGYFLPHILALSSSSPFWMGDNTGLKSYRSIVFSELPRTGIPDRFDSAVEYDHFIQTMIKTGCMDEPTKIWWDVRPHPRFPTLELRICDCITKIDEVVAIVALVRAVAAKLIRLRRENQSWRYYRRDLVAENKWRAIKDGLDGSLVDFGKEEEVPLRFLIEELLDIVDDVVDPLGVREEIEYIRVMLERGSSADRQLRTYDETGDLKAVVDQLAEETVTGL; encoded by the coding sequence ATGACCTTAGAAGAAATGACCCTCGGCGTCGAAGAGGAATATCAGATCATCGACCCCGAGTCGCGGGAACTGACTTCCTACATCTCCGAGTTTTTAGAAAAAGGGAAGCGGGTCTTTCGCGACCAGGTCAAGCCGGAATTCCTTCAGTCCCAGGTGGAAATGGGTACCGAGGTCTGCAGGGACATCAAGGAAGTCCGAAGGGAGATCGCCCGTCTTCGGAGCATGGTGTCCGAAATCGCGGAAAAGAGCGGCCACCGGATCGTGGCGGCCGGCACCCACCCCTTTTCCCGCTGGCAGGAGCAGGAAATCACCGAGAAAGACCGGTATCGCAGCCTGGTCGCCGACCTGCAATACGTCGCCCGCCGCCTGCTCATCTTCGGCATGCACATCCACGTCGGCATTCCCGATCGGGAACTGCGCATCGACACCATGAACCAGATCGGCTATTTCCTACCCCACATCCTGGCCCTGTCGTCTTCGTCCCCCTTCTGGATGGGAGACAACACGGGGCTCAAATCCTACCGGAGCATCGTGTTCTCCGAGCTGCCCCGGACCGGCATACCCGATCGGTTCGACTCGGCCGTCGAGTACGACCATTTCATCCAGACGATGATCAAGACCGGCTGCATGGACGAGCCCACGAAAATCTGGTGGGACGTGCGGCCCCATCCCCGTTTTCCTACACTGGAACTCCGCATCTGCGACTGCATCACCAAAATCGACGAAGTGGTGGCCATCGTGGCCCTGGTCAGGGCGGTGGCGGCCAAGTTGATCCGGCTTCGGCGAGAGAACCAGTCATGGCGGTACTACCGGCGCGACCTGGTGGCCGAGAACAAGTGGCGCGCCATCAAGGACGGGCTGGACGGGAGCCTGGTCGACTTCGGCAAGGAAGAGGAAGTGCCCCTGCGATTCCTCATCGAAGAACTGCTGGATATCGTGGACGACGTCGTGGATCCACTCGGCGTCCGGGAGGAGATCGAGTACATCCGGGTCATGCTCGAGCGGGGGAGCAGCGCGGACCGGCAACTCAGAACCTATGATGAAACCGGTGACCTGAAGGCGGTCGTCGACCAACTGGCCGAGGAGACGGTGACGGGATTGTGA
- a CDS encoding methylaspartate mutase codes for MALPTEINVILATDCGSTTTKAILIERRDGAYRLVVRGEAPTTVEAPFEDVTRGVLNAVREVEEQSGREILDGERIVSPAEGGRGVDIYVSTSSAGGGLQMMVAGVVLSMTAESAERAALGAGAIVMETLASNDGRLPHERIERIRQLRPDMILLSGGVDGGTKSHVVEMAELIAAADPRPRLGSGYDLPVIYAGNADALEDIARILTERTELSQVDNLRPVLEAENLGPAREQIHTLFMEHVMAQAPGYGDLMAWTHVPIMPTPGAVGRMVRVVAERNGIDVLGVDIGGATTDVFSVFGGAFNRTVSANLGMSYSISNVLTEAGLENIARWLPFELTDADLKDRMGNKMIRPTSIPQTMEELIIEQAVAREALRLAFEQHRNFAVELKGVQQLRTISDTFDQQTGGRTLVDLMNLDLVIGSGGVLSHAPSRAQAALMMVDAFQPEGITNLAVDSIFMVPHLGVLSTVHETAALEVFDRDCLVHLGPCVAPVGTGSPGAPCATVKARTDDAEWTHEAAVGELAAIPAGEAEEVALEVSPSRGFDAGSGRGVTVARTVRNGPLGVIIDTRGRPLQPPEDAAERIETLQRDYRALDLFPESG; via the coding sequence ATGGCCCTTCCAACAGAAATCAACGTCATCCTGGCCACGGACTGCGGCAGCACGACCACCAAGGCCATCCTGATCGAGCGGCGGGACGGCGCGTACCGTCTCGTCGTCCGCGGCGAGGCGCCGACAACCGTGGAAGCGCCCTTCGAGGACGTCACGCGGGGCGTCCTCAACGCGGTGCGCGAGGTGGAGGAGCAGTCCGGCCGCGAGATCCTCGACGGAGAACGGATCGTGTCGCCCGCCGAGGGCGGCCGAGGGGTGGACATCTACGTCTCGACGAGCAGTGCCGGCGGCGGGCTTCAGATGATGGTGGCCGGCGTGGTCTTGAGCATGACCGCCGAAAGTGCCGAACGGGCGGCCCTGGGCGCGGGCGCCATCGTCATGGAAACCCTGGCGTCCAACGATGGGCGTCTGCCCCACGAGCGCATCGAACGCATACGCCAGCTCCGTCCTGACATGATCCTGCTGTCCGGCGGTGTGGACGGTGGCACGAAGTCCCACGTGGTCGAGATGGCCGAGTTGATCGCCGCGGCGGACCCGAGACCCCGATTGGGCAGCGGCTACGACCTGCCGGTGATCTATGCCGGGAACGCCGACGCCCTCGAGGACATTGCCCGGATCCTGACCGAACGGACGGAACTCAGCCAGGTGGACAACCTGCGGCCCGTGCTCGAAGCGGAGAACCTGGGCCCCGCCCGGGAACAGATCCACACCCTGTTCATGGAACACGTGATGGCCCAGGCGCCCGGCTACGGCGACCTGATGGCGTGGACCCACGTGCCGATCATGCCTACGCCCGGCGCCGTGGGACGGATGGTGCGGGTCGTCGCGGAACGAAACGGAATCGACGTGCTGGGCGTTGATATCGGCGGTGCGACTACCGACGTGTTTTCGGTCTTCGGCGGCGCGTTCAACCGGACCGTCAGCGCCAATCTCGGCATGAGCTACAGCATTTCCAACGTGTTGACGGAGGCAGGACTGGAGAACATCGCGCGGTGGCTGCCCTTTGAATTGACCGACGCCGACCTGAAGGACCGCATGGGCAACAAGATGATCCGGCCCACCAGCATTCCCCAGACCATGGAGGAGCTGATCATCGAGCAGGCCGTGGCCCGCGAGGCCCTGCGGCTGGCCTTCGAGCAGCACAGGAACTTCGCCGTCGAGTTGAAGGGCGTGCAACAGCTTAGAACGATATCGGACACCTTCGACCAGCAGACGGGCGGCCGGACCCTGGTCGACCTGATGAACCTGGACCTGGTCATCGGCAGCGGGGGCGTGCTCTCCCACGCGCCGAGCCGGGCGCAGGCCGCGCTGATGATGGTGGACGCCTTCCAGCCGGAGGGCATCACGAACCTGGCGGTGGACAGCATCTTCATGGTGCCCCACCTGGGCGTGCTGTCGACCGTACATGAAACCGCGGCGCTGGAGGTCTTCGACCGGGATTGCCTCGTCCATCTCGGTCCGTGCGTCGCACCCGTGGGTACCGGATCGCCCGGCGCCCCGTGCGCGACCGTAAAGGCGAGGACGGACGACGCGGAATGGACGCACGAGGCGGCCGTGGGCGAACTGGCCGCGATTCCGGCCGGGGAGGCGGAGGAGGTCGCCCTGGAGGTCTCGCCGTCCCGCGGGTTCGACGCCGGTTCCGGACGGGGCGTGACCGTCGCCCGTACCGTGCGGAACGGCCCCCTGGGCGTGATCATCGACACCCGCGGCAGGCCGCTTCAACCGCCGGAGGACGCGGCAGAACGGATAGAAACGCTGCAGAGGGATTACCGCGCACTCGACCTTTTTCCGGAGTCCGGCTGA
- a CDS encoding sulfatase-like hydrolase/transferase, which yields MPSRSRPNLLWISFEDTGPYYGCYGDPVARTPNVDRFAAEGCRWTRCFSTSGVCAPARSAIITGMYAISVGTHHMRTTHADPAVPELPTPYSAVPPHYVKCFTEYLRAAGYYCTNNFKTDYQFEPPLTAWDDQGDAAHWRNRPDPDQPFFAVFNLMRSHESGMWPEKCPSPEFDPEAIEPPPHLPDTPKVRETLARMYTHIAHNDREFGTLLEQLEADGLADHTYVFNWSDHGPLPRGKRWPYDAGIHVPLIARGPDLKGGRVCEDLVSTIDLGPTMLSLAGVEIPHHIQGRAFLGEQARPSRDYVYASRDRHDVSYDMVRAVRDGRYKYIRNYRPDLPYLSWIPYRNRHPIMQEIWRLRVEGGLDEAQSALFRYPRPVEEFYDTVADPHEVHNLAGNPRIRGDLERMREALDAWIEEVGDMGRIPESEMVRTWYPEGRQPETAPVVCVPICAESPGIEPAPEGGTYDGPMLLQLHCATQGASIAYALEAGDNPHWLLYTEPLRLEAGEYRVRARAIRIGYKESPEIRAKFLVREA from the coding sequence ATGCCTTCCCGTTCCAGACCCAACCTCCTGTGGATTTCCTTCGAGGACACCGGCCCTTACTACGGTTGCTACGGAGACCCGGTAGCCCGCACGCCGAACGTGGACCGGTTCGCGGCTGAGGGGTGCCGGTGGACGCGCTGTTTTTCCACGTCGGGGGTATGTGCTCCGGCCCGTTCGGCCATCATCACAGGAATGTACGCGATTTCCGTCGGTACGCACCACATGCGGACCACTCACGCCGATCCCGCTGTACCCGAGTTGCCCACGCCATATTCCGCGGTTCCGCCCCACTACGTCAAGTGTTTCACCGAGTACCTGCGGGCGGCAGGCTACTACTGCACGAACAACTTCAAGACCGACTACCAGTTCGAGCCGCCGCTGACGGCCTGGGACGACCAGGGCGACGCGGCCCATTGGCGCAACCGGCCCGATCCGGACCAGCCTTTCTTCGCCGTCTTCAACCTCATGCGCAGCCATGAAAGCGGGATGTGGCCGGAGAAGTGCCCGTCGCCCGAGTTCGATCCCGAAGCCATCGAGCCGCCGCCCCACCTGCCCGACACGCCGAAGGTCAGGGAGACCCTGGCCCGCATGTACACCCATATCGCCCACAACGACCGGGAATTTGGCACGCTACTGGAGCAGCTGGAAGCAGACGGACTCGCCGACCATACCTACGTCTTCAACTGGAGCGATCATGGTCCCCTGCCCCGGGGCAAGCGCTGGCCCTATGACGCGGGCATACATGTGCCGCTCATCGCGCGGGGACCGGACCTGAAAGGCGGGCGGGTATGCGAAGACCTGGTCAGCACGATCGACCTGGGTCCCACGATGCTGTCCCTGGCCGGCGTAGAAATCCCGCACCATATCCAGGGCCGCGCTTTTCTCGGGGAGCAGGCCCGGCCGTCACGGGACTATGTCTACGCCAGCAGGGACCGCCACGACGTGTCCTACGACATGGTCAGGGCCGTGCGCGACGGCCGATACAAGTACATCCGGAACTACCGGCCCGATCTGCCGTATCTTTCCTGGATTCCTTACCGCAACCGTCATCCGATCATGCAGGAGATCTGGCGGCTTCGCGTGGAGGGCGGCCTCGACGAGGCGCAGTCGGCCCTGTTCCGGTACCCCCGGCCCGTCGAGGAGTTTTACGACACGGTGGCCGATCCTCATGAAGTTCACAACCTGGCCGGTAATCCCCGGATCCGCGGCGACCTGGAGCGGATGCGCGAAGCGCTCGATGCATGGATCGAAGAAGTGGGGGACATGGGCCGCATCCCCGAAAGCGAGATGGTCCGGACCTGGTATCCGGAAGGCCGCCAGCCCGAGACCGCCCCCGTGGTCTGCGTGCCCATATGCGCCGAAAGTCCCGGGATCGAACCCGCTCCGGAGGGCGGCACCTATGATGGACCCATGCTGCTGCAACTGCATTGCGCAACGCAGGGCGCATCCATCGCCTACGCGCTCGAGGCCGGGGACAACCCCCATTGGCTATTGTATACCGAACCGCTCCGGCTCGAGGCCGGCGAGTACCGGGTGCGGGCCCGGGCAATTCGGATCGGGTACAAAGAAAGTCCCGAGATCCGGGCGAAGTTCCTGGTTCGGGAAGCATGA
- a CDS encoding NTP transferase domain-containing protein encodes MKAIIPVAGSGSRLHPVTLETPKALVPVAGKPVLEYLLDQVTGMGIRDVVLVISPSGDAIRRYVDRRDDLEARYVVQREPLGIGHAVHLCADLVDDEPLLVLLGDVIYLSDFAFLAGEPSGNAIGVKRVSGDLSRYGLVEIEDGRITRLVEKPDHPASDLAIAGIYCFSSPRPLMEGLATLVRSGRRTRNEYQLTDALQWMVERDEHLVPFEVDDLYDCGTPDRLLEANRRLLDLNGGRCDIPGSVIIPPVDIASDARVHRSVIGPHVAISSRASVACTVVRDATIGSHARVENCDLRGSIVTPHAVLADTVRRVSVGRGGLGSPHSPHSPDGPHSPDGPHSPDGVEGARCEVFV; translated from the coding sequence ATGAAAGCCATCATTCCCGTCGCTGGCAGCGGCAGCCGATTGCACCCCGTCACGCTTGAGACTCCCAAGGCCCTGGTCCCCGTCGCCGGCAAGCCGGTGTTGGAATACCTGCTCGACCAGGTAACCGGCATGGGCATCCGCGACGTCGTGCTGGTGATCTCGCCATCGGGCGACGCCATCCGCCGGTACGTCGACCGGAGGGATGACCTCGAAGCCCGGTACGTCGTGCAACGCGAGCCGCTCGGGATCGGACACGCCGTGCACCTGTGTGCGGACCTCGTGGATGACGAGCCGCTCCTGGTCCTGCTGGGAGACGTCATCTATCTTTCTGATTTTGCTTTCCTGGCCGGGGAGCCGTCCGGCAACGCCATCGGCGTCAAGCGGGTCTCCGGTGACCTGAGCCGGTACGGACTGGTTGAAATCGAGGACGGTCGGATCACCCGGCTGGTAGAGAAACCCGATCATCCCGCATCGGATCTCGCGATCGCCGGGATCTACTGTTTCTCCAGTCCGCGGCCGCTCATGGAAGGTCTGGCAACCCTGGTAAGGTCCGGCCGAAGGACCCGGAACGAGTATCAGCTGACGGACGCCCTGCAGTGGATGGTGGAACGAGACGAACACCTGGTCCCCTTTGAAGTCGACGACTTGTACGACTGCGGCACGCCGGACCGCCTGCTGGAGGCCAACAGGCGGTTGCTCGACCTGAACGGGGGGCGTTGCGACATTCCCGGCAGCGTGATCATTCCGCCGGTAGACATCGCGTCCGACGCCCGGGTCCACCGGTCCGTCATCGGACCTCACGTCGCCATCTCGTCCCGGGCTTCCGTCGCGTGCACCGTCGTCCGTGACGCCACCATCGGAAGCCACGCCCGTGTCGAGAACTGCGATCTCAGGGGTTCCATCGTTACCCCCCATGCCGTCCTGGCCGATACGGTAAGGCGCGTTTCGGTCGGCCGGGGTGGTCTGGGCAGCCCGCACAGCCCGCACAGCCCCGACGGTCCGCACAGCCCCGACGGTCCGCACAGTCCCGACGGCGTGGAAGGCGCGCGCTGCGAAGTTTTCGTCTGA
- a CDS encoding phytanoyl-CoA dioxygenase family protein: protein MDPSCLAYRLTDEERRRFDEQGFFIVESVLPGDMVEALGRIADRIDAERRPNMGGSPYSIKNHFDIIGQDDLLLELLDWPKTFPKVWGILGWHIQLYHSHLIVSPPSPADQKPKKRRLGWHQDSGRLNIDLETTPRPRVSLKVAFFLSDCTATDRGNFHAIPGSHQNEAIDFPENAELDPEGAVPIRAAAGDAVFFDRRLWHASGINYSDLTRKVLFYGYSYRWLRPRDNMTVDHYMDRSDPIRRQLLGAGPSGGHGYTSPLPEDIPLREWIAEHAGREFVVN, encoded by the coding sequence ATGGACCCTTCCTGTCTTGCCTACCGTTTGACGGACGAAGAGCGGCGACGATTCGATGAACAGGGTTTTTTCATCGTGGAGAGCGTCCTGCCGGGCGACATGGTCGAAGCACTGGGGAGGATCGCGGACCGCATCGATGCCGAACGCCGTCCGAACATGGGGGGCAGCCCCTACAGTATCAAGAACCACTTCGACATCATCGGCCAGGACGACCTGCTGCTGGAACTGCTTGACTGGCCGAAGACCTTCCCCAAGGTCTGGGGTATTCTCGGCTGGCACATCCAGTTGTACCATTCCCATTTAATCGTTTCGCCACCGTCGCCGGCGGATCAGAAGCCTAAAAAACGGCGCCTGGGCTGGCACCAGGACAGCGGCAGGCTCAATATCGACCTGGAGACCACGCCCCGTCCGCGGGTGTCGCTGAAAGTGGCCTTCTTCCTGAGCGACTGTACGGCGACCGACCGGGGCAATTTCCACGCCATTCCGGGCAGCCATCAAAACGAGGCGATCGACTTTCCCGAAAACGCAGAACTGGATCCGGAAGGCGCCGTACCGATTCGGGCCGCGGCCGGCGACGCGGTGTTTTTCGATCGCCGTCTCTGGCACGCTTCCGGGATCAACTACTCCGATCTCACCCGCAAAGTGTTGTTCTACGGCTACAGTTACCGCTGGCTGCGTCCCCGGGACAACATGACGGTGGACCACTACATGGACCGAAGCGACCCCATCCGCCGGCAACTCCTGGGCGCCGGACCCTCGGGCGGCCATGGCTATACCTCGCCTCTTCCGGAAGATATCCCGCTGCGCGAATGGATCGCTGAACATGCGGGCCGGGAGTTCGTGGTAAACTGA